The following are encoded together in the Lathyrus oleraceus cultivar Zhongwan6 chromosome 3, CAAS_Psat_ZW6_1.0, whole genome shotgun sequence genome:
- the LOC127126920 gene encoding transcription factor bHLH18, giving the protein MEESLENLISYMEMEDEVMNQSTNSFDEQEFLKDIILEKPECEPFSYLCSNETQNNSSISAGNINMEGGVTSPTNSILSFDHENIEAIHKSFSSNSIISLERSCAGSPATYLLSFGNSSIEPIIEPMSHKRKSAKKDEKKTKEATKRVRSSCETVQDHLMAERKRRRELTESIITLSAMIPGLKKMDKCYVLSEAVSYTKQLQKRIKELENNKKKDNTVNPEIFKWKSQASSNKRKYSESLLEVEARVMKKEVLVRIHCEKKKDIVLKIHELLEKFNLTITSSSILPFGPSVLVINIFAQMDEEDSMRMDELVKNLTKYLLEVCGSQ; this is encoded by the exons ATGGAGGAATCATTGGAGAATCTGATTTCTTATATG GAAATGGAAGATGAAGTGATGAATCAAAGTACTAACTCATTTGATGAGCAAGAGTTTCTCAAAGATATCATCCTTGAGAAACCAGAATGTGAACCTTTTTCTTATCTTTGTTCCAATGAAACCCAAAACAATAGTTCAATTTCTGCAGGAAATATTAATATGGAAGGTGGTGTTACAAGTCCCACAAATAGTATTCTGTCCTTTGATCACGAGAATATTGAAGCAATCCACAAAAGTTTTAGTTCAAACTCGATAATTTCTTTGGAAAGATCATGTGCTGGTTCTCCAGCTACATATCTTTTATCTTTTGGTAATTCAAGTATTGAACCGATTATCGAACCAATGTCACATAAAAGAAAGAGTGCGAAGAAAGATGAAAAAAAGACGAAGGAAGCAACAAAGAGGGTTAGAAGTTCTTGTGAGACAGTGCAAGATCACTTGATGGCTGAGAGGAAAAGGAGAAGGGAATTGACTGAGAGTATTATAACACTTTCAGCTATGATACCTGGCTTGAAAAAG ATGGACAAGTGCTATGTACTTAGTGAAGCTGTGAGTTACACAAAACAGCTTCAGAAAAGAATTAAAGAATTGGagaataataaaaaaaaagataataCAGTAAATCCAGAAATATTCAAGTGGAAATCTCAAGCTTCATCAAATAAAAGGAAGTACTCAGAATCACTGCTTGAGGTTGAAGCTAGAGTCATGAAAAAGGAAGTACTGGTTAGAATTCATTGTGAGAAGAAAAAGGACATAGTGCTCAAAATACATGAATTGCTTGAAAAGTTCAATCTCACTATAACCAGTAGTAGCATATTGCCATTTGGTCCTTCAGTTCTTGTAATTAACATTTTTGCTCAG ATGGATGAAGAAGACAGCATGAGGATGGATGAGCTGGTGAAAAATCTGACAAAATATCTGTTGGAGGTATGTGGGAGTCAATAG